In Brassica rapa cultivar Chiifu-401-42 chromosome A06, CAAS_Brap_v3.01, whole genome shotgun sequence, a single window of DNA contains:
- the LOC103827780 gene encoding protein STICHEL-like 4, whose translation MATAVPRHGCGLPFNWSRIHHRGKTILDIAGKSLSCGMSDSKGRKGLNDTPISSLPLLVDSEGWQHDYTGELGIFADDLLNNGKDSDFSENSSRRNARLHQSFTQKYGPRTFSDLVGQSLVVQALSNAVAKRRVGLLYVFHGPNGTGKTSCARVFARALNCHSMEQSKPCGVCSSCVSYDNGKNRNIREMGPVKSFDFESLFIKKRQKHHLVLIFDDCDTMSTDCWNALSKVVDRAPRRVVFLLVCSSLDVLPHVVVSRCQKFFFPKLKDADIVGSLQGVALKEEIEIEEDALKLVALRSDGSLRDAEMTLEQLSLLGTRISLPLVQEMVGLISDEKLVDLLDLALSADTVNTVKNLRTIMETGVEPLALMSQLATVITDVLAGSYDFTKEECKRKFFRRQPLSKEDMEKLRRALKTLSELEKQLRVSNDKVTWLTAALLQLAPDQRYLVPPSPCNNAAPRPSVEDIWLAVIEDVRVNGLREFLYREGKIFSISIGSAPTVELMFNSPVTKLTAENFRDHILRAFEAVLGSPVTLAIRIESKKDLKNVGSSSLRSEIVELEDETESDRRKDLEASQKQSIVRGKASLGQVIKQAEGNSWSKRKAMLIADKLEHENLRLESSSRSLICWKSSRSVRRKVSRLKKVRRRRVRLHSLLKIVMCGKSLSTASPSRF comes from the exons ATGGCTACAGCTGTTCCTAGACATGGTTGTGGACTTCCGTTTAACTGGTCTAGGATTCATCACAGAGGCAAGACTATTCTTGATATAGCTGGAAAGAGTTTATCTTGTGGAATGTCAGATTCAAAAGGGAGGAAAGGGTTAAACGATACGCCAATCTCCTCTTTGCCTCTTTTAGTAGATAGTGAAGGGTGGCAGCATGATTACACAGGAGAATTAGGTATCTTCGCTGACGATCTGCTCAACAATGGAAAAGATTCAGACTTCAGTGAAAATAGCAGCCGTAGAAACGCTCGTCTCCATCAGAGTTTTACTCAGAAGTATGGACCAAGAACTTTTAGTGATCTCGTGGGGCAGAGTCTGGTGGTGCAAGCTTTGTCTAACGCTGTTGCTAAACGAAGAGTGGGACTTCTCTACGTCTTCCACGGTCCGAACGGAACAGGGAAGACCTCATGTGCTCGAGTTTTCGCTAGAGCGTTGAATTGTCACTCAATGGAACAGTCAAAGCCCTGCGGTGTATGCAGCTCGTGTGTTTCGTATGATAACGGTAAGAACAGGAACATTCGAGAGATGGGTCCTGTGAAAAGTTTCGACTTCGAGAGTCTGTTCATAAAGAAGAGGCAGAAGCACCACCTTGTGTTGATATTCGATGATTGCGATACTATGTCGACGGATTGTTGGAATGCGCTTTCGAAAGTCGTGGACCGTGCACCTCGCCGTGTGGTTTTCCTTCTTGTCTGCTCGAGTCTTGATGTGTTGCCTCACGTTGTTGTGTCGAGGTGTCAGAAGTTCTTTTTCCCTAAGCTTAAGGACGCTGATATCGTCGGTTCTTTGCAAGGGGTTGCGTTGAAGGAAGAGATTGAGATTGAGGAAGATGCGTTGAAGCTTGTTGCTTTGAGATCAGATGGTTCTTTGAGAGATGCTGAGATGACTCTAGAACAGCTGAGTTTGCTTGGGACGAGGATCTCTCTTCCTTTAGTTCAAGAAATG GTTGGTTTAATCTCCGATGAGAAGTTGGTAGATCTTCTTGATCTAGCTTTATCCGCGGATACTGTGAACACAGTGAAGAATCTGAGAACAATAATGGAAACTGGAGTAGAACCGTTAGCTTTAATGTCGCAGCTCGCAACAGTCATAACCGATGTCCTTGCCGGAAGCTATGATTTCACTAAAGAAGAGTGTAAAAGAAAGTTTTTCAGACGACAACCAT tgaGTAAAGAAGATATGGAGAAGCTGAGACGAGCTTTGAAAACGTTGTCTGAATTAGAAAAGCAGTTGAGAGTCTCAAACGATAAAGTAACTTGGCTCACTGCTGCATTGCTCCAGCTAGCTCCTGATCAACGCTACTTGGTTCCGCCTAGTCCTTGTAACAACGCTGCACCTAGACCTTCGGTTGAAGATATTTGGTTAGCTGTGATAGAGGATGTCCGAGTTAATGGTTTAAGAGAGTTTCTTTATAGGGAAGGGAAGATCTTTTCTATTAGTATCGGTTCAG CTCCTACGGTGGAGTTAATGTTCAACTCGCCTGTAACGAAATTAACGGCTGAGAATTTTAGAGATCATATTCTGAGAGCGTTTGAGGCTGTTCTTGGTTCTCCTGTCACTCTAGCGATAAGAATAGAATCAAAGAAAGACCTGAAAAACGTTGGTTCGTCGTCGTTAAGAAGCGAGATCGTTGAATTGGAGGATGAGACTGAATCTGATAGAAGGAAAGACTTGGAAGCGAGCCAGAAACAGAGCATTGTGAGAGGAAAAGCGTCGTTGGGTCAGGTGATAAAGCAAGCTGAAGGAAACAGTTGGTCGAAACGCAAAGCGATGCTGATTGCAGATAAGCTTGAACATGAGAATCT GAGACTTGAATCCAGTTCAAGAAGCTTGATATGTTGGAAATCGTCGAGAAGCGTACGTCGCAAG GTATCGAGATTGAAGAAGGTGAGGAGAAGAAGAGTACGACTACATTCGTTGTTGAAGATTGTCATGTGTGGGAAAAGTTTATCAACGGCATCCCCTTCTAGGTTTTAA